A genomic window from Parvularcula sp. LCG005 includes:
- a CDS encoding 2OG-Fe dioxygenase family protein, whose protein sequence is MKVLRNFEASVDGFEVEFYPKLLDAEFSEAQRRAFYDLKVGKNSANRLLRGVRWGVYARDTFSWLQRNSYRLDSDKNPEEEGRTRYFSLMDEDFLCHPILTDVLRSCFSKHRFAESSYARAYEIQLSFIRYQPTLEQPALPSPIIPHQDAVDGTIIVLNKFGSLSGGLSRIYSLQNDPLFEIDLRTGESLFVVDSKIKHQVTPLQMEPDRDWRPGDLAFRDVMIVRYQPVGR, encoded by the coding sequence ATGAAAGTATTGCGGAATTTTGAAGCGTCTGTAGATGGCTTCGAGGTGGAGTTTTATCCCAAATTGCTAGACGCCGAATTTTCGGAAGCTCAGCGAAGAGCATTTTATGATTTAAAAGTCGGAAAAAATTCGGCAAATCGTCTTTTGCGTGGGGTAAGGTGGGGGGTATACGCCAGAGATACCTTCAGCTGGTTGCAGAGGAACAGTTACCGACTGGACTCCGACAAGAACCCTGAAGAGGAAGGGCGAACACGATACTTTTCTCTGATGGACGAGGACTTTCTATGTCATCCCATCCTTACGGATGTCTTGCGTTCATGCTTCAGCAAACACCGATTTGCTGAAAGTTCATACGCCCGTGCATACGAAATTCAATTGAGCTTCATCAGGTACCAACCTACGTTAGAACAGCCAGCACTTCCATCGCCGATAATTCCTCACCAAGATGCAGTGGATGGAACAATTATCGTTTTGAATAAGTTTGGCTCCCTTTCCGGCGGTCTATCTCGCATTTACAGTCTACAGAATGATCCTCTATTTGAAATAGACTTAAGAACTGGCGAGTCTCTGTTTGTAGTGGACTCGAAAATTAAACACCAAGTAACTCCTCTTCAAATGGAGCCTGACAGAGACTGGAGACCGGGTGACTTAGCTTTCCGTGACGTCATGATTGTTAGGTACCAGCCTGTGGGACGATAA
- a CDS encoding ankyrin repeat domain-containing protein, with translation MIKYLEMTDKEDSLQDNLYADLIFAAAKTGNVSFLHGYIDSGYCVNVKHEHSGYTPLHIACAYGHIDFVKSLFEIGNADPWILDNNERYAIDLATEQDFRDIIGLLRDEMYGCDPIAEFVRKFGPRPI, from the coding sequence ATGATTAAATATTTGGAAATGACGGACAAAGAAGACAGCCTGCAAGACAACCTTTATGCTGATCTCATTTTTGCAGCCGCAAAAACCGGAAATGTCAGTTTTTTGCACGGTTATATTGATTCTGGGTATTGCGTAAACGTAAAGCACGAACACTCCGGCTATACGCCGCTTCATATTGCTTGTGCATATGGCCATATTGATTTTGTAAAATCATTGTTTGAGATCGGTAATGCAGATCCTTGGATATTAGACAATAATGAGCGATATGCCATTGACTTGGCGACGGAACAAGATTTTCGGGATATTATCGGCCTACTGAGAGACGAGATGTATGGATGTGATCCGATCGCAGAGTTCGTCAGAAAGTTCGGCCCTAGGCCCATTTAA
- a CDS encoding DUF3768 domain-containing protein produces MQNEESRASTHAQKAQAIATLNDRFRSRLHIPVFGRPDVLGTFLLTSGITQLSPLAQVEILAMVRGFDSFTEDNDLYGEHDFGSLDHAEAGKVFWKIDYYADDSCMYGSEHPEDPSSSYRVLTVMLASEY; encoded by the coding sequence ATGCAAAACGAAGAAAGCCGCGCTTCAACCCACGCCCAGAAAGCTCAGGCGATTGCAACACTCAATGACCGGTTCCGGTCCCGGCTTCATATTCCCGTCTTCGGCAGACCCGATGTTCTGGGAACGTTTCTTCTGACCTCCGGTATCACACAACTCTCACCACTGGCTCAAGTCGAGATACTGGCCATGGTACGCGGCTTTGACAGCTTTACGGAAGACAATGACCTCTATGGCGAGCACGATTTTGGCTCTCTGGATCATGCGGAAGCAGGAAAGGTGTTCTGGAAGATCGACTACTATGCGGATGACAGCTGCATGTATGGCAGCGAGCATCCGGAAGACCCGAGCAGCTCCTACCGTGTCCTGACCGTCATGCTGGCAAGTGAGTATTGA